In Phoenix dactylifera cultivar Barhee BC4 unplaced genomic scaffold, palm_55x_up_171113_PBpolish2nd_filt_p 001983F, whole genome shotgun sequence, one genomic interval encodes:
- the LOC103703171 gene encoding uncharacterized protein LOC103703171, with the protein MLKKGKAINYNKEVGSLSAKKIKERRVKDVHTDGLRARRKQGKSEHGISIKNKLLEKEMAIGSGTSFSGARFFSEDFYGLDSDSESPSFSDGYSVKDLIVDSDSEGFLSEGEFVGHELGSDTTEASMDTNRYKAQLLEDIHKLEESQLQFSYTTDAESTDSGGRINFENIESDDVWSENELSSPESEQKELNEGEAESRVVQKVKERKWPSSDASHIEFTDSSDDELYSIKNSGSCRKSLDEVLYGSDSVNPETVLENLDGKEEEDLAKICNFEKTKSESSETRCDISNGSPLRAIHVAGQQDSVELRREMDEPVQKSELGSGKESPEKDVKKSGENNLKYSNDEDLDDEDFDELESLWEHQDLIEQLKIELKKARATGLPTILEESESPKTVEDLKPWKIDEQFLREDPMDELHKFYKSYRERMRKFDILNYQKMYAIGFLQLKDPLQSMGSQKPLISTITSIVSQSFLPSRHKSNTDPSEKFIKELRDDLETVYVGQTCLSWEFLRWQYEKARELPESDPYRSHQYNQVAGEFQQFQVMLQRFIENESFQGPRLPNYVKNRCVLQNLLRVPVIKEDCLKDKLEEQRKGNDAITSDMLEDIMEESITIFWEFVKADKDETPVILKGLLRTQVELQDPSDYELMIDIQAILQKKEKKLKDILRTGNCLVKKFKKPKEDRTNQDLFFSQVDMKLVARVLKMSRITTEQLVWCHKKLNKINFVDRKIHREPAFLLFPC; encoded by the exons ATGCTGAAGAAGGGAAAGGCCATCAATTACAACAAAGAAGTAGGTTCTTTGTcagccaaaaaaataaaagaacgcAGGGTGAAAGATGTTCATACTGACGGTCTACGTGCCAGAAGGAAGCAAGGCAAGTCAGAACATGGGATATCGATCAAAAACAAGCTCTTGGAGAAGGAAATGGCTATCGGTTCTGGCACTAGTTTTAGTGGAGCAAGGTTTTTTTCAGAGGATTTCTATGGCTTGGACTCAGATTCTGAATCTCCTAGTTTCAGTGATGGTTACTCAGTAAAGGACCTCATCGTGGATTCAGACAGTGAAGGTTTCTTATCAGAGGGAGAATTTGTTGGGCACGAGCTTGGATCAGATACTACAGAAGCTTCAATGGATACTAACAGATATAAAGCACAATTATTAGAAGATATCCACAAATTGGAAGAATCCCAGCTGCAATTTAGCTACACTACTGATGCAGAGTCAACAGATTCTGGAGGGAGAATTAATTTTGAGAATATTGAGTCGGATGATGTCTGGTCAGAGAATGAGTTGAGCAGTCCTGAATCAGAACAAAAGGAACTGAATGAAGGAGAGGCTGAATCAAGAGTAGTTCAGAAGGTCAAGGAAAGAAAATGGCCTAGTTCAGATGCATCCCACATAGAATTCACTGATTCAAGTGACGACGAGCTTTATTCAATTAAAAATTCTGGCAGCTGTAGGAAGAGCTTGGATGAAGTCCTGTATGGAAGTGATTCGGTCAACCCAGAAACTGTACTCGAGAATTTAGatggaaaggaggaagaagatttgGCAAAGATTTGTAATTTTGAGAAAACCAAATCTGAGTCTTCAGAAACAAGGTGTGATATCTCTAATGGCAGCCCTTTGCGAGCAATTCATGTTGCGGGGCAACAGGATTCAGTGGAGCTCAGAAGAGAGATGGATGAACCAGTACAGAAATCAGAACTTGGAAGTGGAAAGGAATCGCCAGAGAAGGATGTAAAGAAAAGTGGAGAGAACAATTTGAAGTATTCAAATGATGAGGATTTGGATGATGAGGATTTTGATGAATTGGAGTCTCTGTGGGAACACCAAGATTTGATAGAGCAGCTAAAAATTGAATTGAAGAAAGCAAGGGCCACTGGTCTTCCAACCATCTTAGAAGAATCAGAAAGCCCAAAGACAGTCGAGGATCTGAAGCCGTGGAAGATTGATGAGCAGTTCTTGCGTGAGGATCCGATGGACGAGTTGCACAAGTTCTATAAGAGCTATAGAGAAAGGATGAGGAAATTTGATATCTTAAACTATCAAAAGATGTATGCAATAG GCTTTCTCCAGCTGAAGGATCCTCTTCAATCAATGGGGTCTCAAAAACCCTTGATTTCTACAATCACATCCATTGTCTCCCAAAGTTTCTTGCCTTCTCGTCATAAATCCAACACTGATCCATCAGAGAAGTTCATCAAGGAGCTCCGGGATGACTTGGAGACAGTATATGTTGGGCAAACATGCCTCTCATGGGAATTCCTCCGCTGGCAGTACGAAAAGGCTCGGGAACTACCAGAATCTGATCCTTACAGGAGCCATCAGTACAATCAAGTGGCTGGAGAATTCCAACAGTTTCAAGTGATGCTGCAAAGGTTCATAGAGAATGAGTCCTTCCAGGGACCAAGGCTACCAAATTATGTGAAGAATCGATGCGTCCTTCAAAATCTTCTTCGAGTACCTGTGATTAAAG AGGATTGCTTGAAGGATAAATTGGAAGAACAAAGAAAGGGTAATGATGCAATTACAAGTGACATGTTGGAAGATATCATGGAAGAATCGATTACAATTTTCTGGGAATTTGTCAAGGCAGACAAAGATGAAACTCCAGTGATCTTAAAGGGCCTGTTGAGAACTCAGGTTGAACTTCAAGACCCATCAGACTATGAACTCATGATTGATATTCAAGCCATTTTGCAGAAG AAAGAGAAGAAGTTAAAAGACATACTGAGAACTGGTAATTGCCTGGTCAAGAAGTTCAAAAAGCCAAAAGAAGACAGAACCAATCAAGACCTTTTCTTCTCACAGGTAGACATGAAGTTGGTAGCAAGGGTACTGAAAATGTCCAGAATTACAACTGAACAGCTGGTGTGGTGTCATAAGAAACTGAACAAGATTAATTTTGTAGATAGAAAGATCCATAGGGAGCctgcatttttgttatttcCATGTTGA
- the LOC120109283 gene encoding uncharacterized protein LOC120109283, with the protein MGSMDKETLNDIIFRRMALLISSCWFFITNSLILLISSIARQVFRIFKIEDSSQDDDSNVSAIESRLMRIFAELEEKDSDFLQEKETSSFSFKFQYQISEDQRGSNEESPSPIAQNEEFMAPVAEGKEPSTATSISKYRFLSGKDFSGFVQEPEVKTFRVEESYIGSETDYLCHKDTINSRLDASLVPAKDFQQPNVEVVDVANLNNQGEFEDALSIKNKNMEKEKAVNYETSSPGEKEVGSPSAKEFDKPGAEDVSTDSLNARRKLGSRSENVILIKNKHLEKEKAINYETGSLGEKEVGVLSAKNFQLPSVEDVCTDSLNAIRKLGKSEGGILIKNKMLKKEKAIKSETSSLGEKEVAFLSGKISQEPSTKDVCTDSLNAIRKPGKSEDRILIENKMLKKGKAINSETSSLGEKEVAFLSGKNSQEPSTKDVCTDSLNAIRKPGKSEDRILIENKMLKKGKAINSETSSLGEKEVAFLSGKNSQEPSAEDVCTDSPNAIRKLGKSEDRILIENKMLKKGKAINSETSSLGEKEVAFLSGKNSQEPSAEDVCTDSPNAIRKLGKSEDRILIENKMLKKEKTINSETSSLGEKEVAFLSGKKFKCQCQRCLS; encoded by the exons ATGGGCTCCATGGATAAAGAGACGCTGAATGATATCATATTCAGAAGAATGGCTCTTCTCATCAGTTCCTGTTGGTTTTTCATCACCAATTCTCTGATCCTTCTGATTAGCTCTATAGCCAGACAAGTTTTCAG aataTTTAAGATAGAGGATAGTTCTCAGGACGATGATTCCAACGTTTCGGCAATCGAGTCAAGGCTGATGCGAATTTTTGCCGAGTTAGAAGAGAAGGATTCTGATTTCTTACAGGAGAAAGAGACATCAAGTTTCAGTTTCAAGTTCCAGTACCAGATTTCTGAAGACCAGAGAGGAAGCAATGAAGAATCTCCTTCTCCTATTGCTCAAAATGAAGAATTCATGGCGCCTGTTGCCGAGGGAAAAGAACCATCCACTGCCACAAGCATTAGTAAGTACCGCTTCTTATCTGGGAAAGATTTCAGTGGCTTTGTACAAGAGCCAGAGGTCAAGACTTTTCGTGTTGAGGAGTCGTATATTGGCTCTGAAACAGATTATTTATGTcataaagatacaataaacagcAGGTTAGATGCCAGTTTAGTGCCTGCAAAAGATTTCCAACAGCCTAATGTGGAAGTTGTTGATGTTGCTAATTTAAATAATCAAGGCGAGTTTGAAGATGCGCTATCGATCAAAAACAAGAATATGGAGAAGGAAAAGGCTGTTAATTATGAGACTAGTTCACCGGGTGAGAAAGAAGTGGGTTCTCCATCAGCAAAAGAATTCGACAAACCCGGTGCGGAAGATGTTAGTACTGATAGCCTAAATGCAAGAAGGAAGCTAGGTAGTAGGTCAGAAAATGTGATATTGATCAAAAACAAGCATTTGGAGAAGGAAAAGGCCATTAATTATGAGACCGGTTCATTGGGTGAGAAAGAAGTAGGCGTTCTGTCAGCAAAGAATTTCCAATTACCCAGTGTGGAAGATGTTTGTACGGATAGTCTAAATGCAATAAGGAAGCTAGGGAAGTCGGAAGGAGGGATATTGATCAAAAACAAGAtgctgaagaaggaaaaagccaTTAAGTCTGAGACTAGTTCATTGGGTGAGAAAGAGGTAGCCTTTCTGTCAGGAAAAATTTCCCAAGAGCCTAGCACCAAAGATGTTTGTACTGATAGTCTGAATGCAATAAGGAAACCAGGGAAGTCAGAAGATCGGATTTTGATCGAAAACAAGATGCTGAAGAAGGGAAAAGCCATTAATTCTGAGACTAGTTCATTGGGTGAGAAAGAGGTAGCCTTTCTGTCAGGAAAAAATTCCCAAGAGCCTAGCACCAAAGATGTTTGTACTGATAGTCTGAATGCAATAAGGAAACCAGGGAAGTCAGAAGATCGGATTTTGATCGAAAACAAGATGCTGAAGAAGGGAAAAGCCATTAATTCTGAGACTAGTTCATTGGGTGAGAAAGAGGTAGCCTTTCTGTCAGGAAAAAATTCCCAAGAGCCTAGCGCCGAAGATGTTTGTACTGATAGTCCGAATGCAATAAGGAAGCTAGGGAAGTCAGAAGATCGGATTTTGATCGAAAACAAGATGCTGAAGAAGGGAAAAGCCATTAATTCTGAGACTAGTTCATTGGGTGAGAAAGAGGTAGCCTTTCTGTCAGGAAAAAATTCCCAAGAGCCTAGCGCCGAAGATGTTTGTACTGATAGTCCGAATGCAATAAGGAAGCTAGGGAAGTCAGAAGATCGGATTTTGATTGAAAACAAGAtgctgaagaaggaaaaaaccaTTAATTCTGAGACTAGCTCATTGGGTGAGAAAGAAGTAGCCTTTCTGTCAGGAAAAAAATTCAAGTGCCAGTGCCAAAGATGTTTGTCCTGA